The window TCGTTACGAGATTGAAGAGTCGGAAGACGAAAACAAATATGTAACCACAACCATCAAGTGCCACGGTAAGCTCTTAAGCGAAAACTCCGCGGAAATCAAGGCGCTGGTTATGCCGTTGCTCCAACGGGGTGGCCGCACAGTGCTCGACTTCTCCGATCTTGAACATCTGGATAGCTCGGGTTTGGGCGCGTTGGTAGGGCTTAAGATCTCAGCGATTAATCGCGGCGCGTGTGTCCTGGAACTGGTCAATCTGACACCACGCATCAAGCAGTTGCTCACCGTTACCAACTTGCTGCAGCTGTTCGGACAAAAGACTTAGGACTTCGGGCTAACCGAGATCTGAATCGTTGCGAAAATAGGACGAAGCTGGCTGCCGAGCAGCCAAGATACTAGATTTGTGTTCGCTGGGCCGCTGCTGAGGTCTGGAGATCAGCTGGAAGTGTTCCTCTGCACGGCTGAAAGCTTGTGTTCTGAGGCGGCCCGACGGTACACCGATTATCGGGTATACCCCGAAGCGCCGAACGCGCAGCATTCAAGCCAACGCCTTACCCGCGTCCATCCACGAATCATTTATACTCCAGGCATCACACCGGACCTGAAGTTCTCATCTGGAACTTGTGGACTGGTGTTTTTCCGTTCAATTCTGGCAGGTTGTGAAGTGCGAAATGAATGATTCCTCGGGCGGCGACAAATCAGGTATTCCGGGAGAAGACACGCCTCGTGGCGGGTCAGAAGTTGCTTCCTCCAAGGTGCCGGATAGTTTGCAGTCTCCGCAACGTCACCCTCCGAACCAGGAGCCTCAGGACTCTCGCGCTACTATCATCGCCGCTGCGGCATTCCGCACCGATTCCAATCCTGCGGTCACGAACGGAGCTCCACCACAGAATCCGGATGCAACCATCGTTGGCGTTACGCGCAACACAATCGCGAGCAACGCCACCATCATTTCGGGAGGCGCAACTGGCCGGCTTCCATCTCCGGAAGCGGCGAACGGCTCGGTCGGGAACCTGCTTTTACTTCAGATCGGAACAGTCCTGGGCAGCCGCTATGAGATTCTCGAGCTCCTCGGAGAAGGCGGCATGGGAGCTGTGTATAAGGCCGCCGACCGCGAGGTGGACCGAATCGTAGCCCTAAAGGTTATCCGTCCTCAGATGGCCTTAAATCCGGAGATCCTGGCCCGCTTCAAGCAGGAACTCTTGCTCTCGTCCAAGGTGACGCATCGCAACGTGATCCGGATTTACGACCTCGGCGAAGCCCAGGGCGTGAAGTTCATCACCATGGAGTTCCTGGATGGCGAGAACCTCCATGACATCCTGAGGCAACGGCAAAAACTGAGTATTGCGGAAGCGGTCGACATCATGGAGCAGGTTGCCAACGGCCTGGCCGCCGCTCACCGGGAAGGCATTATCCATCGCGACCTGAAGCCGGCCAACATCATGGTCGAAAAAAGTGGCCGCATCGTGGTGATGGACTTTGGATTGGCCCGCACTTTCTCCGGCGATGGAATGACACAGACCGGCATGATGCTGGGGACGATGGAGTATATGTCTCCGGAGCAGGCGCAAGGTCTGGAGGTAAAGGCCAGCTCCGACATCTTCACAATCGGCCTGATCCTATATGAATTACTTGCCGGGGTTACGCCCTTCTACGCCGAGAGCGCGATCGCAAGTCTGTTGAAGCGCACGCAACAACGCGCCGTGCCGTTGGCGGATGTCGATAGGAATATTCCAGGTTCGCTCAGCAACATTGTTGCGAAATGTCTAGAGAAGGAACCGGCACATCGCTACCAGAGCGCCAAAGATCTGGTAGGGGACCTTCGCGCATGGCAAGGCAAAAGCGGCAAAGTTTCTGCTTCTTCGCTACGGCTGCGTCTGAACCGTATCCGGGAGCTTCCATGGACCTATCTTGCGGTCTCCGGCATCGCAACGGCGGTGATTGCAGTTGGAATTGCGTGGTTCATCATCGGGAGGCAGCGGGCTGCCAAGCCAGAGCCGCACGGTCCGGTCTCGGTGCTGGTTGGCGACTTTACCAACCATACCGGCGACCCGGTCCTGGATGAGACGATCGAGCCGATGCTCGGCGTGGCATTGGAAGGCGCCAGCTTTATCAACTCGTACAGTCGCGGCGATGCGCGAAGGCTTGCTGCGAAACTTCCGAATCCCACGAACAAACTCGATGAGCAGTCCGCGCGGCTGGTTGCTGTAAGCCAGGGCGTCAACGTGGTGATTACGGGTGACATTAGCCTGAGGGGCAGCGAGTACGATATTTCGGCAATCGCTCTAGACTCCGTAAGTGGCAGCGTGCTGGCAAAAGCGGACATCACCGTCTCCAATAAACAAGAGATTGTGAGCGATCTTCCCAAACTGGTGGTTCCATTTCGTAAAGCCCTGGGCGACGCCACCCCCGCTTCGCGCCAGTTTGAGCAGGTCAGCGGGGGTTTTACCGCTGCATCTTTAGAGGCCGTCCATCAGGACGCTCTCGGTGTGGAAGAACAGTTCGCCGGCAAATTCCAGGAAGCGTTCAATTCGTTTCAGAAAGCAGCAGAACTGGACCCGCAGTTCGCGCGGGCGTATACCGGCATGGCCGCCATGGAAGAGAATCTGGGGAAATCCGCGGACGCTGTAAAGTACATGAAGCTTGCGATGCAGCATGTGGACCGCATGACTGAGCGGGAGCTCTATCGCAACCGCGGCTTGTATTACCTCACCACAGGCGAGTGGCAAAATTGCGTTCAGGAATACTCAAAGCTCGTCACGCGCTATCCCGCCGACCGTGTCGGTCAAAATAATCTTGCAAGCTGCTACACCCAGTTACGCGATGCGCCAAAGGCGCTGGAAGCGGCGCAACACGCCGTCGAGATTGTTCCCAAGGGAGTGGGGCCGCGGTTGAACCTGGCCTTCATCAGTGTCTTTGCCGGAGATTTTACCTCGGGCGACAAAGAAGCGCACACCGCATTGACGATCAGCCCATCCGCTGCGCAAGCATATCTGGTACTTGCGGAAGCCCAGCTTGGACAAGGCCAAATCGAAAAATCGGCGGAAGACTACCATCAGCTCGAGAAGTTTGGCTCCGATGGCGCATCGACCGCGGCAGTTGGACTGGCCGATCTCGCCGCCTACCAGGGAAAGTATGCCGAGGCGGTGCGCATCCTCACCCAAGGCACCGACGCCGATCTGACGGCCAAAATGACTGATAATGCCGCGAGGAAATGTGTAGCGCTTGCGAACATGGAGGAATTACAAGGGCACCATGCGGCAGCATTTGCCGACATCGATAAAGCGCTGGCAAACAGCCAAACTGCCCAAATCCAATTCCTCGCGGCGATCAGTTACGTCGACGCAGGAGATCTTGCAAAAGCACAAAAGCTCGCAACGAATCTCTCGTCGCAGTTATCGGGTGAGCCACAGTCTTACGGCAAGATCATCGAAGGCATGATTGCTCTCAAGCGCAAAGATGCCAAAGGAGCCGTGAAACAGATCACAGCCGCAATCCATCTACTAGATACCTGGATCGGCCGCTTCGAACTCGGGCGGGCATACCTCGAAGCGGGAGCCTATACGGAGGCTGATTCAGAGTTCGATCAATGCATGCATCGCCGAGGGGAAGCCATCGAGCTATTCATGGATAACACGCCGACTTATACGTATTTTCCGCCCATCTACTATTATCAAGGACGCGCGCGGGAAGGCATGAAAAGTCAAGGGTTCGCGGATTTTTATAAAACATATCTCAGCATCCGTGGAGGGTCCTCCGAAGACCCACTGGTTCCTGAAATCCGCCATCGTCTCGGCCAATAAACAGCAGCGAAATCTGGTCTCATGCAACTTGCCTGTGACATCCCGTGTACAAAGAAGCCGCTCGCGCGTCCCTAGTTCCCCTTACCAGAAAGCGGAATGGTTTGTGTGCCACTGCCGCTTTGAGCATTATCAATCAACGTCAGGTTGGCGCTGAATGTGCCAGTCGCCGGCGGGGTGAACTTAACCGAAACGCTGCACTTTGCGCCAGATGCGAGTGAACTGCCGCAAGTATTGGTTTGAACGAAGTCTGACGCGTTTGTTCCCGTGACGCTGATTCCCGCACCGCTGAATACCAGGGGAGTTGCTCCGGGATTGCTCACCGTAACACTTAGCGTACTGCTGGTGGCGTGTTTTATGGTTCCGAAATTCAGGCTTGTTGGACTGAAACTCACCAGGGGATCTACCACCGCCGCACTCAACGCTACCTGCTGGGGACTTCCTGGGGCGTTATCCATGATATTCAATGTCGCAGTCTGCGGCGTATAGAACGGACCGGCGATGAAAGCAATGGTAACCGTACAACTCTTCCCTGCCGCCAACGGTGTCAGGCAGAGGTTGACGGCTAGATATTCGTTGGAGTTCCCTCCATGCACGATGGAAAGAAGAGGATCGTTGACGGTGACAGGCGCCGTTCCTGTATTGGTCACAGTAATCGTTTTGGTTGAGATGCTTCCCAGATATAGCGTGCCGAAGTTGATATTCGACGGAGATATGTTGACCGATGGCCCAGTTGCATTGACCGTCTTCGTAGTCTGCGCCGCGCCGTAGTTGGAGTTGCCTGCCTGGCTGGCGATCACGGAGCACGTGCCTGTGCTGCTGGTCATTTTGTAAGTTACGCCGGTATTGCTGCAGGCTCCGGAACTCGTGAAGGTGACCGCATTCCCGCTACCGCCGCCTGTGGCCGCTACTGTGAACGTGCCGTTATACGCTGCGCTTGCTGGAGGGTTTGTTGTGAATGTAATTGTCTGGCCTGCGGGAGCCAGAGTTATGGTGTTGGCCGGCGTACTGGTTACAGCGTTGTAATTGGTATTTCCAGCCATCGTAGCCGTCACCAGGCAAGCGCCGGTGCCGCTATTGGCAGTAAGTTTGGCGCCGCTGATGGTGCAAGAACCAGTTGCACTATACGTAACAGCCCCGCCGGTGCTGCCGCCTGTGACGCTCAGAGTTTCGCTCTGATTGTAGGTTAAAGGCGATGCAGTGATTAGCGTAAGCGCCGATTGATTCGCCGGTTGTATCGTCAACTTTCCGTTCACATACAGGAAAGAATAGTTTGCGGCAGCGAGCGTGCCAGTCGATACGGC is drawn from Acidicapsa acidisoli and contains these coding sequences:
- a CDS encoding STAS domain-containing protein — its product is MATTAGTAFRYEIEESEDENKYVTTTIKCHGKLLSENSAEIKALVMPLLQRGGRTVLDFSDLEHLDSSGLGALVGLKISAINRGACVLELVNLTPRIKQLLTVTNLLQLFGQKT
- a CDS encoding serine/threonine-protein kinase, which produces MNDSSGGDKSGIPGEDTPRGGSEVASSKVPDSLQSPQRHPPNQEPQDSRATIIAAAAFRTDSNPAVTNGAPPQNPDATIVGVTRNTIASNATIISGGATGRLPSPEAANGSVGNLLLLQIGTVLGSRYEILELLGEGGMGAVYKAADREVDRIVALKVIRPQMALNPEILARFKQELLLSSKVTHRNVIRIYDLGEAQGVKFITMEFLDGENLHDILRQRQKLSIAEAVDIMEQVANGLAAAHREGIIHRDLKPANIMVEKSGRIVVMDFGLARTFSGDGMTQTGMMLGTMEYMSPEQAQGLEVKASSDIFTIGLILYELLAGVTPFYAESAIASLLKRTQQRAVPLADVDRNIPGSLSNIVAKCLEKEPAHRYQSAKDLVGDLRAWQGKSGKVSASSLRLRLNRIRELPWTYLAVSGIATAVIAVGIAWFIIGRQRAAKPEPHGPVSVLVGDFTNHTGDPVLDETIEPMLGVALEGASFINSYSRGDARRLAAKLPNPTNKLDEQSARLVAVSQGVNVVITGDISLRGSEYDISAIALDSVSGSVLAKADITVSNKQEIVSDLPKLVVPFRKALGDATPASRQFEQVSGGFTAASLEAVHQDALGVEEQFAGKFQEAFNSFQKAAELDPQFARAYTGMAAMEENLGKSADAVKYMKLAMQHVDRMTERELYRNRGLYYLTTGEWQNCVQEYSKLVTRYPADRVGQNNLASCYTQLRDAPKALEAAQHAVEIVPKGVGPRLNLAFISVFAGDFTSGDKEAHTALTISPSAAQAYLVLAEAQLGQGQIEKSAEDYHQLEKFGSDGASTAAVGLADLAAYQGKYAEAVRILTQGTDADLTAKMTDNAARKCVALANMEELQGHHAAAFADIDKALANSQTAQIQFLAAISYVDAGDLAKAQKLATNLSSQLSGEPQSYGKIIEGMIALKRKDAKGAVKQITAAIHLLDTWIGRFELGRAYLEAGAYTEADSEFDQCMHRRGEAIELFMDNTPTYTYFPPIYYYQGRAREGMKSQGFADFYKTYLSIRGGSSEDPLVPEIRHRLGQ